The Parambassis ranga chromosome 14, fParRan2.1, whole genome shotgun sequence genome includes a window with the following:
- the cytl1 gene encoding cytokine-like protein 1: MAILNHLLLAVVVLVLPVMSYPFYPPTCYTKVLHMAQELTQWAADLKRDPETSYCMAHLPDLHLDVHNSCVMHKMSTYVSLVEGLRDRRCAYTREVRKLGVTLRQLYYIMSQKCHGDLAFTVFDCSLLER; encoded by the exons ATGGCGATATTGAACCACTTGTTGCTTGCTGTTGTGGTTTTGGTCCTGCCGGTGATGAGCTACCCTTTCTACCCACCGACATGCTACACCAAGGTGCTGCACATGGCACAAGAGCTCACCCAGTGGGCAGCAGATCTGAAGAGGGACCCTGAAACC AGTTACTGCATGGCACACCTGCCTGATCTCCACCTTGATGTCCAT AATTCCTGTGTGATGCACAAAATGAGCACTTACGTCTCCCTGGTGGAAGGCCTGCGAGATCGCCGCTGTGCTTACACCAGAGAAGTGAGAAAGCTGGGCGTCACTCTGAGACAGCTCTACTACATCATGTCGCAGAAATGTCACGGG GACTTGGCGTTCACAGTGTTTGACTGTTCCTTGCTGGAGCGCTAA